In a single window of the Cervus elaphus chromosome 1, mCerEla1.1, whole genome shotgun sequence genome:
- the LOC122700293 gene encoding olfactory receptor 1052-like, translated as MADSNVSGITEFILLGLTDNPELNTVLFVLFLLIYLITVLGNVWIIAIILVSDQLHSPKYFFLSQLAFLDFCYSSVFMPKLLVNYLAGQKAISYSGCLLQYSFVSLFLTMECFLLAAMAYERYLAICRPLHYKGLMTPTFCIHLVTASYLLGCANSLTHLSGLLSLSFCGHNVINHFFCDIPLLFQLACSDTHYNEALFTVLSGSTSVATFLIVVSSYLEILLTVLKTRSLRGRYKAFSTCVSHLTVVSLFYGTVIFTYLGTSSSYPQEKTKILSVFYTLLLPILNLLIYSVRNTEAKEAMKRIIMRKIFAQ; from the coding sequence ATGGCTGACAGCAATGTCAGTGGGATAACTGAATTCATCCTCCTGGGGCTGACTGATAACCCTGAATTGAATACAGTCCTATTTGTGCTGTTTCTCTTGATCTATCTCATTACTGTCCTGGGCAATGTCTGGATTATCGCCATCATCCTGGTTAGTGATCAACTCCACTCTCCCAAGTACTTTTTCCTTAGCCAGTTGGCTTTCCTGGATTTCTGCTATTCCTCAGTCTTTATGCCTAAGCTGTTGGTGAACTACTTAGCAGGACAGAAAGCTATCTCCTACAGTGGTTGCCTCCTTCAATACTCCTTTGTCAGCTTGTTCCTGACCATGGAATGCTTCCTCTTGGCTGCCATGGCCTATGAACGGTACCTTGCCATCTGCCGCCCTCTTCACTATAAAGGTCTCATGACACCCACCTTCTGCATCCAcctggtcactgcctcctatctACTGGGTTGTGCCAACTCACTCACCCACCTGTCTGGTTTGCTCAGTCTGTCCTTCTGTGGGCACAACGTCATTAACCACTTTTTCTGTGATATCCCTCTGCTTTTCCAACTTGCCTGTTCTGACACCCATTACAACGAGGCTCTATTTACTGTCCTCTCTGGAAGCACATCAGTGGCTACCTTTCTGATTGTGGTTAGTTCCTATCTGGAAATCCTTCTCACGGTCCTGAAGACACGGTCTTTGAGAGGCAGATACAAAGCCTTCTCCACATGTGTCTCCCACCTAACGGTAGTCAGTCTCTTCTACGGAACAGtgatttttacttatttgggGACCAGCTCTAGCTACCCACAGGAGAAAACCAAAATCTTGTCTGTGTTCTATACTCTTCTGCTGCCAATACTAAATCTCCTGATATACAGTGTAAGGAACACAGAAGCCAAAGAAGCAATGAAAAGAATtatcatgagaaaaatatttgctcaGTGA